In the Sarcophilus harrisii chromosome 3, mSarHar1.11, whole genome shotgun sequence genome, one interval contains:
- the LOC100914035 gene encoding zinc finger protein 570-like isoform X2, with protein sequence MLSFLSYAPLSWLPFSKMGSKKDKGLTPSFITTRIQECLTFKDVTVDFTRQEWEQLTPAQRYLYKDVMLENYRNLFFLGLPVSKPEVISQLEQGEVPWIAEKEVPRSTYPGWETTLETKNLATKQGTYMKESSQERLAGYSLWYSNLRQPHKECDGKYQKEQESQKRNLEQITVTQKNMPNKIRLSEGNIFERSFHLKPSIVTERNIPLRKNPHKYDAHSKASTDNLSRNLLKKETLQA encoded by the exons atgctttcttttctctcctatgCTCCACTGTCTTGGCTTCCCTTTTCCAAAATGGgatcaaaaaaagataaaggattgACTCCCTCTTTCATCACAACTAGGATCCAG GAATGTTTGACATTCAAGGATGTGACTGTGGACTTCACCAGGCAGGAATGGGAGCAGTTGACACCTGCTCAGAGGTACCTCTACAAAgatgtgatgctggagaactatAGGAACCTGTTCTTTCTGG GGCTCCCAGTGTCCAAACCAGAGGTGATTTCCCAGTTGGAGCAAGGAGAGGTACCATGGATAGCAGAGAAAGAAGTACCAAGAAGCACTTATCCAG GTTGGGAAACTACTCTTGAGACCAAGAACTTGGCTACAAAGCAAGGTACTTATATGAAAGAATCATCTCAGGAAAGACTTGCAGGATATAGCTTATGGTACTCAAATTTGAGACAACCTCACAAGGAATGTGATGGAAAATACCAGAAGGAACAAGAGagccaaaaaagaaatttggagcaaATAACAGTCACTCAGAAGAACATGCCTAATAAAATAAGACTCAGTGAAGGCAATATATTTGAGAGAAGTTTCCATTTAAAGCCGAGTATTGTTACAGAGAGGAATATTCCTCTAAGAAAGAATCCCCATAAATATGATGCTCATTCCAAAGCAAGTACAGATAATCTCTCAAGAAATCTTCTCAAGAAAGAAACTTTGCAAGCATAG
- the LOC100914035 gene encoding zinc finger protein 345-like isoform X1: MHTGEKPYTCSECGKAFGDSSSFTKHQRIHTGEKPYKCSNCGKSFSDSSFLTQHQRIHTGEKPFNCNGCGKAFRQNAFLVLHKRMHTGEKPYECSECGKAFSDGSSLTKHQRIHTGEKPYKCCECRKSFSDSSSFTKHQRIHTGEKPFKCNECGKAFRQNAFLVLHQRIHTGERPYECKGCGKAFSNNSSLTKHQKIHTEQKFYKFIDCGKSFSDSLPSQHQKSHTKEKLYKCKECGKTFSHSSSFSHHHRIHRQAKR; this comes from the coding sequence ATGCATACTGGTGAGAAACCTTATACATGCAGTGAATGTGGCAAAGCCTTTGGTGACAGCTCTTCTTTTACtaagcatcagagaattcatactggagagaaaccctataaatgtagCAACTGTGGAAAATCCTTCAGTGACAGTTCATTTCTTactcaacatcagagaattcatactggagagaaaccctttaaTTGTAATGGATGTGGCAAAGCCTTCAGGCAGAATGCATTTCTAGTTTTACATAAAAGAATGCATACGGGTGAGAAGCCCtatgaatgtagtgaatgtggCAAAGCTTTTAGTGATGGCTCTTCTCTTACTAAGCATCAGAGGATTCATACAGGAGAGAAGCCCTATAAATGCTGTGAATGTAGAAAGTCTTTCAGTGATAGCTCATCTTTTACtaagcatcagagaattcatactggagagaaaccttttaagtgtaatgaatgtggcaaAGCCTTCAGGCAGAATGCATTTCTAGTTCTacaccagagaattcatacaGGTGAGAGACCCTATGAATGTAAAGGATGTGGCAAAGCTTTTAGTAACAACTCTTCCCTTACAAagcatcagaaaattcatacAGAACAAAAGTTCTATAAATTTATTGATTGTGGAAAATCCTTCAGTGACAGTTTACCTTCTCAACATCAGAAGAGTCATACTAAAGAGAAACTTTATAAATgtaaggaatgtggaaaaactttcTCACATAGTTCATCCTTTTCTCATCATCATAGAATTCATCGCCAAGCTAAACGTTAA